CGCAGTTACGAAGTCAGCATAGGCCACCTTCCACGCACCACCGTGATGACCGCCGTGGCCCGAGACTTTCTTTACTATGATGATAGTTTTGCCGTCTGGCCCCTCAGGCATACCTTTTTATCTCGAAAAATAGTTATGTGTATGACTTAAGCTTTACGAGCCTCAGAAACTATTGCTTCTAGTTCCGCATTGCTTGGACGAAAATCGGATGTTATGGCCTTTCGCGCAAATTCTAGCGCTACCTGTGGTGGCGAGCCGCCCGCAAAAGAGACTACCGCTGCGCGTATGGCGCTTAGAAGTAAATGCTTTTCGCGGTTAATCGAATCGATATTCTGTGCGATGGGCTGTAGGTAGCCGTAGCTAATTAAGATTCCTAAAAATGTTCCAACTAGTGCTGCAGCAACGTGGTGCCCAATCTCCGACGGGGGCCCGTCGATGTGACCCATAGTGATGATAATACCTAGCACCGCGGCTACTATACCGATGCCAGGAGCGGCATCTGCAACTTTGTTTAGGAGCGTCGTTATTTCGGCAGACTCGCTGTGATGAGTTTCAATTTCTGTTTCCATTAGTTTATCTAAGTCAAAGGCATTTACCACCCCGTCTACGAACAGCCTGAGAGAGCCTACCAGTAGATCCATGGCATGGTGATCGTGCAATATGGCTGGATATTTCTTGAAGCGCTCGCTCGTATGGGGATCTGACAAATCCTTTTCAATGCCAAGAACTCCCTCTTTGCGAATGACGTTAAAGATTGTAATCAACAAACCCAGGAGCTGTAAGAAGGTGTTCTTTGTTACACCGCTTCCTTTAAACACAATGGGGATGGATTTTAGTATCTTAGTAAACGTCGTTATCGGTGCATATCCTATCAATGCTCCAAGCATTGCTCCACAAATAACCACGTACTCGGAAGGCTGAACCAATATCCCAAAGTGCCCCTTAGCCATAGCAAAGCCGCC
This window of the Deltaproteobacteria bacterium genome carries:
- the motA gene encoding flagellar motor stator protein MotA, which translates into the protein MSAILSIIVVSASVFGGFAMAKGHFGILVQPSEYVVICGAMLGALIGYAPITTFTKILKSIPIVFKGSGVTKNTFLQLLGLLITIFNVIRKEGVLGIEKDLSDPHTSERFKKYPAILHDHHAMDLLVGSLRLFVDGVVNAFDLDKLMETEIETHHSESAEITTLLNKVADAAPGIGIVAAVLGIIITMGHIDGPPSEIGHHVAAALVGTFLGILISYGYLQPIAQNIDSINREKHLLLSAIRAAVVSFAGGSPPQVALEFARKAITSDFRPSNAELEAIVSEARKA